The DNA region gaaaagggacgggcggctctgCGGAAAAAAAGGAAGAGACTGCACGAGGTCAGAACGGcgggaaaatcgggaggtgggcttcgggagctcaagcggtggaaaaggtttaaaagatttttaagcgagagATTGGTAaagtaatttaaataagataaaaacgcgggcgttacaccatggaggcgattttcttagtacgacagttgatgggaGATATAGagtggagaagaaggacttacacatggtctttattgacctagagaaggcatATGATAAAGTACCAAGAGatgtcatgtggtgggccttggaaaaacacaaagtcccaactaagtatattaccctcatcaaggatatgtacaaggatgcgatgacttgtgttcgaacatatGATGGCgctaccagtgactttccaattaaaatagaactacatcagaggtcagcattgagcccttatctatttgctttggtgatggatgaggtcacaagggacatacagggtgatatccccttgatgtatgctctttgctgatgatgtggtgctagttgacgagagtagggcaggggttaatatgaagttagagctgtggagacacacgttagagtcgagggggttcagactgagtagaaccaagaccgagtatatgatgtgcgactttagcccgactaggcatgaggatggggacgttagcttcgaaggtcaagtggtggccaagaaggatacttttcggtatctaggatcaatgcttcagaaagatggagacactgatgaagatgttaggcatagaatttcagccggttggttgaagtggcggcaggcttctggcgtcctctatgataagaaggtgccacagaggctaaaaggtaagttctataggacggcgatgctatacggtgctgaatgttggcctacaaaaaggcgacatgtccagcaactgagtgtagcagagatgcatatgctgcgttggttctgcgggcatacaagaagggatagagttcggaacgaagagattcgagatagggtcggggtggcacctatcgaggagaagttgattcgacatcggttgagatggtttggacatgtacaacggaggcctcccaaGGCgtcggtgcgtagtggagttttaaagcggggcgataatgtaaacagaggtagaggtagacctagactaacttgggacgagacagttaagagagaccttaaggagtggaatatcgctaaggaattagctatggataggagtgcttggagattagcaattaacgtacctgaaccgtgacatttgttactttttgtttaacccctaactcttcctttatCTTGTGCCATTTTTGTATTTCTTATTCTTATTTTCTgagggtttcatctctagcctaccctaACTTGTTTGGGataaaaggctaagttgttgttatTGTAGGGTGTGACGATAGGCTAGGGACCGGACGGGGGAGCTTGGGGAGGTGAttagcggcggtggcggcggagggcaCCGGAGGCGGCAGCGGAGCCGTGGGCGGGGGAAGGTGGGGGCGAAATTAAATGCGATAGGGGACGGAGTAAATCGCAAAAAGCAATGAATAGACACCCACGCAGGCTCGGTCTGACACGTCGGATGGCTAGCCCTGTAGTATTTTGCCCGGGCTGATCTAGTAGCCAAGCTATCAGGAAGGTATGATGCCCCCCGAGCATCTCATCGGTAGTAGTTCTTAGATGCGAGCGCCGTTGGTGTAGAAGCCGGAGCAGCGGCGGACCCAAGACTTTGATGAGAGTAAGGACGAAATGCTCTCTCTTTCCATCTTCGGCTTGAAAAGCCATTGATCATAACTAGGGGCGAAGCCACTATTAAAACCGACCCTGGCGCACGGCTTCATGGGCTGACATATTTTTCAAGAATTATATTAGTTAGTGGAAAAAGAAGTTTATCCGGGTGCATTGGGAGGATCGACGTGGCATCACCTTGATCATAACCTATGGCAACCATTGCACTACTATAGCGGAGACTGGGCAAGCGCTTAAAGTCGCCGGGTCCTGGGTCCACCCCTGAGTGGGAGCCTACTTTCATCACCGGCGTGGCCGTGGACATCTAGAGGTGGGCGGTGGCCTCCAACCTAACTTCTTGGATATAATCACTTTAGCactttggtggtttggatgaATTCTTGATGTGTCTTGCACTCCATGAACCTCAGCACACTCCAGCAAATCTAAATGGGCGAACAGAGAAGGTATAAATAGCCGTTGCTCCAATGCAGGGCCGGCTCTGAGCTAGGGCGAAAAGGGCGCCTAGGGCCCAGCCCAGTAGGGGTCCATACCTTGACCCTATGTGtgtgtctatatatatatatgtatgtttATTTCTTTTAGTCAATTCTCAGCCTAAAGCCCATCACTTACGATGCCTGGTTGCTTGTTGCTTTCCTTTTATTTTTTCTAATCTGCAATCCCTGCTCCACACATCGCGATTTTTTGCATCGTTGAACTTATGCCGCAGGAAGCCCTCGTTGTCGGTGGTCGTCGTCACAAGCTTCGTGGGCGTCATCACAAGTAACGCCCAAAGAAGTTGTTTTTTATGAGGCAATGGATGTTCTGCAGTTATCTGTTTTGTGAAGAGGTGGCTGGTGCTGATGGAGACATGAAGTTGTTGGAGTTTTGGTGTAATATATGCTGATTGGCATTTTTCATCAATCATCAAGAACTAAGAACATGTCGTTGGAAGTTAATTACTTGTTTTGTGTCATCAATATATTCGTAGCACTATTATGAGGCTAGATGATATAAAAAATTTATATTTAGTTTTAAGGACCCACCAAGTCGAGTTTGTTGAGGGCCCTCCAAATCATAGAGCCGGTCCTGCTCCAACGGCTAAGTAAAAGTGCAGTAGCACTGGATAATCTGGTACACGCTAAGGCTAGTCAAATCATCTGATGCTTCTTTTTGAACCATATAACCATTTGACCTCTGCCCAAAGTTCCATTGATGCTTCATCCGCTGCGACATCAGATTATCCAGTGCTAAAGAGAGAATTCCATCAAACCTTCTGGACTCTACTGACTATATCACCGGATGAAAGGTTGTTCGTCCGCTTCCCCTGAACAAAATACCGGGTAATCCGGTACTACTGAATTCTGCTTCTTCTTAAACCATTAACCCACTGCTCACGTAAAAGGTAGTAGCGGATCATCCGGTACTTTGGACTTCTTCTCCGGTGATCTAGACGTCCTAGAATTATTGCTGACTTTTCTTTTGCTGCGACTTGAATCACTTGATTTGGCTGATCTTGCTGTGATTTGGCATCCATCCGTAGGACCTAAAAAGTCTACAAATTTTCACTCAATAAACTTGTTAGTTCACAATTAATAATCTAATTGGGACCTATTTCTTACAGAAATGCAATTTTTTATTTAACAAGACTAGGAAATATAAAAATTTAGTGCACCGTATTGATAACTTACCCCCGCCAATCCCCCGACCCCACCCAACGCACGAAGTCCGATAATTGGTGGATTGCAACAAAATGCTCAAGCCCTTCATTACTGATTGATAATTGATAGATTGGAACAAAATGCTCAAGCCCCTCATCATAATGGTCTGTAAATTACTGATTGATACCGTTTGTTGAGCTCAGTATGCTTGGTCCAACAACAGTGTATGATTGTCGAGTGTGCTAGCCAAGGAACGATGCTTAGAAGGATTGTCGACATGGACACTTTCGGTTTGGTGTCAGACAGAAGTGGGAGCCGGTTATCTTGCTCCAATAGATCCTCGACTGTCTCTTTTGGGAGAGCAAGAACCGGGCGTGGGCTGGCGAGCTAGCTCGGCTCGACTCGCCTCGGTGGATTTTCTAACAAGCTGAGCAGCTATTTTTGCTTGCTTTCTTAACGAGCTGGCTCGAGAACTTGTGAGCTGCTCACGAGCCAATCGAGTTAGAAAGCACGGtagaaaaaaaaattaaatattCATTTTATCTTCACTTGGTGTACAACTCAAACATAGTTAGATTAATACAGTTCTTTGCAAAACTAATTTAATATTTGCTTGTGACTAAAACTTAGTATGTACCTGCATTTTTTAGATGAGAGATCGTTAGATGGACATGGAGTCCATTCTGCAGGTTGTAACGGAACTGAGATCAAAGGAACAAGAGTGGAGCCTTAATTATTTTTTAAGACATGCATGCTGGTACTACAATACTTATAGCCGAGCTGAAACTTTAGCCTCTACTGTTAGCTTCTAAATTTACTGAGGTGGTTAAATTTACATCTAACTCGTGAGCCTAATGAGCTGGCTCGAGCTATTAATGAGCTAGCCCGAGCTATCAATGAGCCGAGCCAAGCCAGCAATTTTGCTCATTTTGTTAACGAGCTGAGCCGAGCTGACTCGTTAAGAAAACGAGCCAGGCCGAGCCGAGCTGAGCCAGCTCGGGGTCCAGCCCTAGGCATGCACCCTGAAGATCGACGATGATGTTTCACAAAAGCAAGTCGGATGCGGTGAGAACAATACCATTGACAGAGGAGCAAAATTGTCCTAGCCGAGCCACGCCGCAAGATGAAGTGTTGAGATTGTTGACAACCGTGGCGAAGTGCCTGAAGCCCTGAACTACATACGAGCAGGACGCCCGTTTCAGTCCATCCAGAAATGGAACTTCCAAAGCCAGCATACATAGTTAGGCATGGTGGAGTTGACGAAGTCTGGTTGAAACACATGGTCAGCAAGCTCTCCATAGCGGAGGGAAGTTTAGGTGGTGTTGGTAATGAATGCATCTCGTCGTTAACCGCCCTCCCGTTGTAACAAGTCAACGAGATCAACATCCCGTCGGCAGATTTATTTATCTTCAATAGCAAAACACCAATCGTGTACAACGTATTAAAATCGCCCCGATCAATCAGCGAGGCACCCCCATGTTCTCTCCGCCAAGAATAAAATGTTCCCACAGTACACCTAATCGCGCGATCAGTTCATATCAACCTCAGTGTCGTTGAGTCTACACCCCTTTGTCTCGAAGGGGAAGAATGAGACGGCCAGGCCGGAGAGGAAGACTACAAGCTCGAAGAGGAGGATCGCCGTCGTCTGATGGCAGCTGTGCACCATGGCCACCGCGACGAGCGGGCAGAGGATGCCCCCGATCCTGCCCACCGAGCTCGCGATGCCGATGCCCGTCGTTCTCACCGCGGTCGGGTAGATCTGAACAATGGACCAAGGCAAGCCATCAAATACAAGCACAGGTACAGATTGGTTATCAGTTACTCAGTATCACCAAGGGACAAGGAGAGTGAAGTGATGTTTGCGGAAGAACCACACTGACCTCTGGAGCGTATATGTATACAATGGTGAAGCTGGCTGAAATACAGAGCCGGGCACCAAACAGGGAGATTCTTGTCAGTATATCCGTCCGGGAGAAGACTAGTGGGAATAGGAAAACACAGCTAGTGAAGAGCATCGACGCCATTGAAAGCCTCCGGCCAAATCTATCCACGACCATGGCCGACATTAGTGACCCTGGGATCTCTGTTTCAATAAAACATGGTAGCATTGGTTATTTACATGATCACGTACTTCTGAAGATACTTACGATAATCATAGTGTGTACAGAAGTAACCAACCTGCAAAACTAGATATGAAAACGTTCTTATATAGGCTCGCATTATTTGAATGTACTGATTCAACCTCCTGTTTCGCACATATCCTATTTCCATTACTTAGCTCTGATGTCAGAAGAACAATCCCGTAATAGGAAAACGCATTTCCAAAGAAGGCCATCCACAGAAGTAGAGTTGCTCTGATCAATTTTGGGGAAAGTAGCTTGCCAACGGACTTGATACCTCCGAAATCGGAACCTTCGTCTTTATCTATGCCATCACTTACTTCAGCATCAGCCAGAAGTATTGTGGACTCCGAAGATCCTGAAACTTCATCTAGCTCGATATTTTTATCCGAAACAAGCCTGCCTGAAGGTAGCTGCACATTGTTTAGTCTTGCCATTTTCTCCAATACCTCCACGGCCTCAGTGGTTCTTCCTTTCATGCATAGGAACCTTGGTGACTCTGGCGTAATGGCATAAAATAGGAGCAGGAGGAAAGATGGAACAGATGATAATGCTAACAACCACCTCCAGCCAAACTTGGGCATAACCATCTGCCATTAGTATGGTGAAAAATTAGACATGGAAAAACATGGTGAAATCTTCTAGTCCAATACATCTACTTTTTTATTGCAAGAATGTATTTCACTCTGATTATGAGCATCCAAACCAGGATAGCATATTATAGATCTTCGTAAGCAAATAAGTAGAGCAAACTTCATACAACTTATGATTCTATGCCCTAATAACTAAAGTTCCTTTCAAAAGTGATGTTCCAGATTGCTAGCCTTCCTGAAATCTATTCTTATGTCATGTACCTTTTCTTTCAATGAATCCCATAAGAACGTAACAGGCTAGTTAGTACTACAGGTTAAGTGATTGCATGAAAATCAGCACTACTACAGGTTAATTGTTCCACATGATAACCGGTAACAGTATTTGCAGATCAACTGCATAAGGTGAAGTATACAATGGGAATTGATGTGTAGTATTTATTTCTGATTTTGCTGCCGGCACTACTATCAAATTTGAACAGCCTTCTCAGTTTCAAAGTATCAGGGGAAATCAGGAAAATATTATACCCATGCAAGAGATGCCTCGAAGATGGTCCCAACAGTCCAAAATGCAGAAAATACCACCATCCAAGTTCCTCTATTTGGTGCAGGAACAAACTCCAAGAACCAAGATCCGAGAACAGGTCCTCCTCCCAAACCAATACCAACTAAGAACCTCAGAAAAATTAATGACAGATAGTTAGGAGCAAAAGCACTCAAGAATCCAGCTCCACTTGTCACGATGGCAGTAAAGAGAAAGCCCTTCCTGTATAATTCAGATAAAAAGAGTGTAAGGGCTTGTATGATGCACACAAGCAATTTAAAAAGCACAGCCTATTTTTTAAACTAATTATTCTAGGATCTAGGAAGAAAAATGTACCTTGGAGATCATTAATTCATGACAATAAATATTGAGAGGTTGCTTTGGAAAGTAACACAGAAATGAACTTGGCTGCTAATTAATTCATGACATTCATTTTCGCAATGATTCTGAGGTGGTTTTGGAAAGTAAATAGAAACGAACTTTTATATACATGGGACCTATCCTGGTTCCAAACATGACAATGTTATTAATCAGCTATAGTTAGGAAGTAGGAAGTAGCAACTAGCCAACAGAAACAAGATCAGGAACAAGTTTGGTAACTCCATGCTAAACATCAGCAAGGAAGGAATGGACTTGCACGATTTTGTGCAAAAATGTACATGGCATCAGTAAAAGATTGGACCTGCCTCCTTCCATAGTTGTCTGAAACCACACCCCATGAGTAAGCTCCTATCAGCATTCCAACAAAAACAAAACTTGTAATCATGCTTTCCTGATGAGAAGTAAGCTTCCACTCTAGCTGTACTGATGGACCGACAAATGATAACAACATCATCTCCATCGCTTCTGCAATTAAGCCAATCCCAGCATAGGAAAAAATCAACATCTGGAACTTCCCAAAACCTGATGACAAGAGCGCGTCATCCACGGTATATGAAGCTGATTGCTCCTCCATCTGCAAAGTAAGGATAACAGTTGTCAACCATAGAGTTTAGTAAATGTACAAATATAACCAGATTAGCCAGCTGAATCAAGGagttattttttttcttcttttctttacTTTTCTTTATTTGGCTTTCGTATGCAGGCCCACAGTAGCATTTCCTTGTTGATTCTATTTATCTAGTGGTGAATCTAACAAGAGCCAAAGCCAAAAGGTCCCCTATGTCTACAAGAAATCATCCAAAAAGCCAAAATACAACCAAAACAGAACAAAACAGGGAAGCTTCCCCTATCACTCGCGAATAAGTTGGTTCAAGTAACGCAGACTTACAAAACCACAGGGGTAAACATACGCATCATACAACAAGAGGCAACCAGGATCCCGAGAACATTTTAAAGCACTAGAGTCACTGTACAGGTGTGCAGGGCAACTTCAGCATCGAATTGAAAGCCAGCTTGAGCAaacaagaaggcactaatacgCCCCCAGCCACGAAGAGCACCCAGCACGTCACAGCCTCACTTTTGTATTTCCCTCGCTTTGCGCGTTCATAAAGCAAAAAAACATCAGCTGGAGAGCGAAACAAACAACCGACAGGAGCCAGAACCGCTGAATCTAAAGAGAGGAGGCTGACGGGATCCTCACCATTTCGGTAGCTCCCCTGCCGAATCAGAAGCTTATCACGCAGCGGTCCTCCGCGAGCGAGCCGGGAGCATCAGATTCGACCCTCCGCTCGCGCGCCCACCTGAGAAATCTAGACAAGAAGCACCCACACGGGATCAGACCACGGAATAACACGCCGGAGCAGCAAGCAGGACGACCCAGTGCGCCACGAGAGGGGAACCTGGCAGGaacgagggaggagggggagcgaATGCGCCTCCTGGATCTGCGGCCGCCTGATCCggccggcggctgcggcggggaTCCGGGGGGCAGGAACGGACGGAGGACCCCGAATCCGGGCGCGTGCAGGTGCAGCACTGCCTTCTGCTGCGCGCAAATCCCTGCGCTTTATGCCTCGGGGGATTTGGCTCCCGATGACTTGGGATGCTCCGAAAGTCCGAGGGTGGTGGGGGatgggggtggggtgggggaggAAGGGAGCTGAGAAATGGAGCCCGCGGTTTGACCGGGAAGATGGCGTGGTGGAAGGGTCGATGGTCAGCGCGCCGGGGCTCGCGCCCATGTGGTGCTGGCCTCCTCATGGGGCTCGCCCGTCGTGAGCTGTTTCGGGCATCGCAGCGCGTCACCGTGTGGAGCGGGGGCAATTGCAAGAAAACGTGTATGATGGTTTCTGCGTTTTCCTTTTTCGTGTGCAAAAATACTATTTCCTCGTGAATAGTCAAGAATGTTGGGCTGTTGGCTATGCCATACGGTCAAAATGAAATTCAGAGAAAAATAAAGATGGGGCGACCAATTTCGGAAAAAATTGACTGAGTGAATGAGAGAGCAATTGGGCTACAGGAATGGTCATTCGATCGTTTTCATGTTGTGGACTAACAAAGCCCCTGCAACCACCTATCACCTTTCTTCTATTTATAGCTCGTATTTTTCTACATTTATTTAGGAACTAACTCGTTTTTTGGCTCAATTTCTTATAGAGTTTCAAAagaaattttacataaagctgTGCCGAAGGGATATTTTTCCAGCGGTTTCATCCATGAAGCATCTGGTAAAACTATTTTCAGTTTACACCGTAGAACCATGTTTCACCAAACGATTTTGAAAACAGCTTCACCTTCATCAAAGAAGCTACTTCAGAATCTGTTTTTCAGAAGAAGCTGAAGCTGTACCAAACGCGAAACCTTAGTTGATAGGCAACTGCTCTTTGAAAGTAAGATTTTATGGTAATTTCGCCAATCTTTGGATCTGTCAGGGTATACTCTGAGGGATTGTATAAATAGGGTTACGTGCATGTTTATATCGGTTAGTGTCGTACGTGTTGTTTAAATCGGTTAGTGTAGTACGCGTATCTAAACATCCACGTCCGTATCATGTGTTTAAAAAGATTCGAACTTATGGTTCCAAGACCGAACCTATGAGAAGTTTGCTCAAGTTAGGTTATCTCTGATATACAAAACTTGACCCTGCCATCGGGCCAAAAACGAGTGCAGGTTGAGCCATGTCTACGGCCGGCCGGAGCACCACGATCGCGCCATCCATTGGGCCACATCATCGCGCTATGAGAACCGTTCGATACTCCGATCATATTAATAAAGGACAGTgaccaccgtgggcagccgccgGCCGTCTCTCTGGCAGTCGGGCTGCTTCTCGACCCATCTCGTCGATTTCCCCAAGAAGCAGCAGCTCGTGGTCGCTGCGCCGCCGTCCCCTGCAAAATTGGCGTGGTGTAGGCACGCCAGGCGGCTGCACTCGGACTCCGCAATACCGATGGCCGAGCGCCCGAGCTCCGCCTCCGCAGCATCGACCGCGGCACCGGACTCTGCTGcatcggcgggcggcggccgagcgCCCAAATTCCTCATGCGCCGCGGCCTCAGGGCTCCTTTTCGCCTCCGCCTGcaccggccgccgcacctcaCCTCGCCCCCCACGCCAGCAGCTGCGGCGGCACCGAGGCCGAGCTCAGCCCGCCTACCTGTGGAGAGCATCACGCGGAGCTCGGCCAAGCCAGCCATGCCGCCCATCGGCCCCTGCCGGAGGATCACAAACTCGGTGGGTGGTAGTTGTGATAGGCTGGCAGCAATGGTGGATGGCAGCGACGAGATCCTAAGTTTTAGCCACGTATGTATGTGATGGATCGACAGCAAGAGATAGAAGATATTCTTCTTGGTTTCACGTGTGCTGCCGATTTAGGGGAGAGATGGTGCTCGATCCACACCaggctcaaggaagaagatgatgGCGTCATTTGTATAGGAAAATAAAGTGGCCTACAAATAAGTGTGCCAACAGAGGACCTCCCAGCGAGCTACTCTACATTGGCAGGTTTGGGAGAATAGACAGCACAAGGAGATAGAGATTTGAGAGTACCGACGGCCAAATGATGAAAAATCAGTTCATTTATCTGCTTACTTAATTATCTAATTAATTTGGAATTCTTTTAAACTGGACAAATGTGTAGTGTAAGATGTATGTTTTCCATTTTAAGCACACTCACATTTACATGTTTGCACAATTTATTTTGTTCAATTTCTAAAGAAGACAAGTGTTGTCTTTACATTTTTAACAATGGTCGCGTGTCCAGCCTTATAAGAAATATAAGAAATAGTAATTCAAGTCGAGACTCCACCAAATATTGAGTGTGCACAAATCAACCATAACATAACAAGTCTTTGAACTTTAAGAATATGAATAGGTTTAATAATTAGATAAAGTGCTTAAGTTTATGGTAAACACTTTAGAATAACTCCACCGTTGACCATATTTCTAACAAGTCGTTAGCTTGAAAAATCAAACATATCCCAAAATTTATTGATATAAATTATAATTACAGGATGGCTACTGATTAATACAACATATTTCTATGGTATATAAAAGGTAAATCGTAAGAGTGCCTTATCATGGTAACACTGGCCACAAACCAGAGAGAAGCGCGACAAAGCCGTGCTAGAGTTTCTAGTGATAAGTCAAAACTAGTAGAGTGTTAGATTTATCCAGATTAATTATATTTTTGAGTAGTTCAATTTCTGAAACCTAATATGTGGTTTAATTAGGTAGATTGAATTAAAAATTTTCATAACAATGTTAGTCTCTAGGTCGTTTATGAATAATTGGATTTTTCTAGTTACGCGGATGTGTTTGTTTGTTAACAATTTCCGTCGTACGTAGGTTCGCCCATAACGACAAAAGGAAGTTACACAGACAAGTGAAGGAAAGACTAGGCTAGGATTGAAACGTAATATATCATGTTGGCAAATGGGAGATACTTAGCAATTTGATTAGGAGCAGCCGGCTTATACGAAGTACAGGGGGTCACGATCTAGATAAACAGCagatttatattttttttctaaGGACGGAGTACTAATCATAAAAGGTAATCTCATCTAGTTTTGCTTGCCACGATGCCACCTCACTGTTAAAAAAAATGCAAGTCCATATGCAATCATCTTCCTATCATCGGGTTATTTTGCTAGTTCTCGATTGTACTTGCTCTccttgttttgtttgaatggatATATGCTACTCTTTGTGATAAATTGGAATTTAATATTCTTTTCTTTTGTTATAACAACATACAATGTCACTTTTAAAAATTTGTACCTTTTCTTTTTGTTACGACAACATACATAGCGCTCCCAATAGAACTGTAGCATTTGCACGTGTACGGGGAAAAACACTGCAAAGCTAGCGAccacaaacacacacacacaaaactTGCATACTTGAAATGATTACAAACATCGAAACACATCAGCTTGTGTCCAAAACCCAGTTGCAGAATCAGTTTCGAAGATGTTTAAATCCCTAATTTGCTCAATTTCAAAGTTGAAATTTTTAGTTCATAAAATGATCTTTTCTTGCTAATTTCAAAATCTCTCATGTTTTCCCTT from Panicum hallii strain FIL2 chromosome 9, PHallii_v3.1, whole genome shotgun sequence includes:
- the LOC112877083 gene encoding organic cation/carnitine transporter 7 isoform X2; this translates as MEGGRKGFLFTAIVTSGAGFLSAFAPNYLSLIFLRFLVGIGLGGGPVLGSWFLEFVPAPNRGTWMVVFSAFWTVGTIFEASLAWMVMPKFGWRWLLALSSVPSFLLLLFYAITPESPRFLCMKGRTTEAVEVLEKMARLNNVQLPSGRLVSDKNIELDEVSGSSESTILLADAEVSDGIDKDEGSDFGGIKSVGKLLSPKLIRATLLLWMAFFGNAFSYYGIVLLTSELSNGNRICAKQEVESVHSNNASLYKNVFISSFAEIPGSLMSAMVVDRFGRRLSMASMLFTSCVFLFPLVFSRTDILTRISLFGARLCISASFTIVYIYAPEIYPTAVRTTGIGIASSVGRIGGILCPLVAVAMVHSCHQTTAILLFELVVFLSGLAVSFFPFETKGCRLNDTEVDMN
- the LOC112877083 gene encoding organic cation/carnitine transporter 7 isoform X1 — encoded protein: MMEEQSASYTVDDALLSSGFGKFQMLIFSYAGIGLIAEAMEMMLLSFVGPSVQLEWKLTSHQESMITSFVFVGMLIGAYSWGVVSDNYGRRKGFLFTAIVTSGAGFLSAFAPNYLSLIFLRFLVGIGLGGGPVLGSWFLEFVPAPNRGTWMVVFSAFWTVGTIFEASLAWMVMPKFGWRWLLALSSVPSFLLLLFYAITPESPRFLCMKGRTTEAVEVLEKMARLNNVQLPSGRLVSDKNIELDEVSGSSESTILLADAEVSDGIDKDEGSDFGGIKSVGKLLSPKLIRATLLLWMAFFGNAFSYYGIVLLTSELSNGNRICAKQEVESVHSNNASLYKNVFISSFAEIPGSLMSAMVVDRFGRRLSMASMLFTSCVFLFPLVFSRTDILTRISLFGARLCISASFTIVYIYAPEIYPTAVRTTGIGIASSVGRIGGILCPLVAVAMVHSCHQTTAILLFELVVFLSGLAVSFFPFETKGCRLNDTEVDMN